A stretch of DNA from Paenibacillus segetis:
GAACTCGTTTGTGATTTATGCGTTGTTCTCTTCTAAGCAGTGCTGTAATTTTTCGATACCCGTACCGGAATCTATGGCGGATACAAATTCCCCGAATGTTCTCTATCGTCTTGTCCACATCCTTTGTCTCCAGAGCCGCTTTCCAGCGGTAGTAGGTCGCCCTTGCCATTCAGCCATGAACAAGCCTCAGACACCGTCACTTCGCCTCGAATGGACTCGATCCAGACAACAGTACTGCTGATTCCACTTCCTCTCCAACTCCTTGTACTTTTTTAGAAGGTCTACTTACTGCTTCAAGAACCGGTTTTCTGCCTTTACTTTTTCGAGCTCTGAAGAGTGTTCTGGACCTTTCCCATAGCTGTATTGTTTCCCTACAGGCTACTCCAGACGATGCAACTCGTCTTTTCGGTACCATCTCATCCATGTCTTTACATGTCTTTAACTGTGTGTTATTTTGTATTCCCAGCTCCTCCAAAACCTCTCGTACCGGAACTCCTGCCATATCCTCATTTCGATGGCTTTCATCTTTAGTTCTACCGTGTAAATCACTCTCGTTGCCAATGCAATAACACCTCCAAGGTTGTTTCACTTTATGGGGTCAACCATAATGTATGCGGAGTTTCTTATGGAAACAAAGAACATTACAGCAGTAGAGAAATTAGCGATCCTTCTAGAAATTAAAGAGGGAATTATCGGATTAAATGCGAAGGCCCGAAAGTTTGGTATATCCAAGGCTTCAATACAGGTGTGGCGGCAGCGTTACAAAGTGTACAGTTTTGAAGGGTTGAAACCTAAAATGTGAGAAATACTATCTGCATACCTAACTGACCTTTGAAGACTCAAAAAAGGTGTCGAGTTTTACATTCACTTTTATAATAACGAACAGTTAAAGACAAAACTAAACGGCCTCAGTCCTGTGAAATTTAGGACCAACGCCGCTTAAAATTCTTTTATTATTTATACTGTCTACTTGACGGGGGACGACGGCGTAAAATAGTCTGTGTACCAGGATTTGGAGCCTAGTCAGACAGCAAAAAAGTAGGGTATTCTCGGGATTACGACACCACCAAGAAGGGACCCTACTTGATGACTATTGTACCCGAAAATCTAATGAATAATCTATTTGAAATCTTGTCACTCAGTTTATAAAAGATAACATGGAGTCCATCATGCGCGTGGAAATCCAGGCATTCATGTCGAGCGATGAGGCGGGTGCACGCAACAGCCCTAATTGAGCACCCTTCCTAACCAGTGATGTGCTAATTCTGGCCAACTAGCAATGCCTTTATCCGGCTTTGCTGGTTGAATTTTGTCGACAGCATTTTTAAAAACTTCTTTTATGCTCAAACCTTTAGGAATATGACCAAACATGTTAAAAGGCTCAGGTAATTCGATACCGTTATCAACCAAATTCTGCAACGTCTCAAATAACTGCTGCATCGTGTAATCCCCGCCATAACTGTAAGAAGCCCATTCCTCATTCGCAAGCGACAATCCATGTTGACCTTCTGAAAACACATGAATTTCATAAGGTACACCTTGTTCTTTGCATGCATCAGCAAAAAGTATACTATTTTCTACTGGCACGGCTTCATCTGTCGCCGTATGCCATAAAAATACAGGAGGAGTGGTGGAAGTAACATGTTTTTCTAAAGACATATACGCTAACTCTTGATCTGACGCGTCCTTACCCAAGAGAGCCATGAATGAATCTCGGTGAGCTTTTTCTCCAGTTGTAATCACTGGGTACGATAAGATTACAGCATCTGGGCGATTACTTATTCTATTAAAATCCTCTTTAATTTTCAACTCATTGTCACCATAATGAACTGCTAGACTGCCTGTCAGATGTCCACCAGCAGAAAAACCACATACTGCTATTTGGTCCGTATGAATATGAAATCGCTTTGCATTTTTTCTGACAAGCATGATTGCTTTAGATAAATCCCTCAATGGTTGCCATTTTAATGGTATGTTCATTAAGAGATTGGTCGTGTAAGTAACGACAAATGTATTATATCCTTTATTATAAAATTCCTTTGCAACAACTTCCCCTTCAGAATTAGAAACAGCACAATATCCTCCGCCTGGAACAACTAGTATTGCAGGCCGTACCTGTTGATCATCGTGAATATAAGTGACTATATTGGGTATAAACTCTCCTACAACCGGATACGCGAATTCTTCTTTTGTCCAAAGCGAGTAAGTTTCTTGAATCATTTAAATTCCTCCTCTAAACATGAATTATCTTTGCTTTTATGTTAGCCTCAAAAAACTATACAATTCCAAATATTTCTTATCTAGCAGATTTCCGACGATTATTTAGCAGAATTCCGTTTAAATCTCAATAAAGATATCCACCTCAAAGTGAAGACTGATGTCTTTTATGGACATTATTAACAGCTTATCTTCTTAACACTTTAGCTGCTTGAAGTTGTTTTCTTTCGATTAATATCCTTCGGCAGTACATCCAGTCGATTTGTCTCCTCAGCAATTCCTATACAGTTTTATGGAAATACATCGCTTCTCCTGACCATTCTGATATAACACAGCGACAGATGAAATATGAATACCACCGGAGAGCAGATGACTTAGGGCAGTTTGTATAATCATTAAAAAAACGATAATATTTATCAAGCCATTCTCATGGGAAAATTTGATTGCATTATCTAACAAATTGTCCCAAATTTGATTTGTCATATCCTCATTCCCATTATAAACCGTTTCATCCAAGTGGGTATTGACGGTAATATTCTTTTCAGACCACTCGAGCTCCATCAAAATGATTGTATTTCTGACCTGTTCATCAAGCCTAAATGAAGTTTTATCCATCATGAATTCAAGATTCTCATACTTTGCCAAAGTAAGTACACTGCCGATAAGCGAGGCTAATTGCTCGGATTCCTCAATGACAGCGTCAATATATTCCCGTTTTTCTTTTTCTGACAATGTATCTTTTTTTAGCATTTGGGCAAAACCGCATATGGAACCAATAGGTGTTTTAAATTCATGTGAAAAGTTATTAATTAAATCGTTTCGCAGTGTCTCAATACCTGACAGTGTTCTAATCATTTTATTTAAATTAATAGAAACTTCTTCCAACTCGTTGCTTCCTTTCAAATCCACCTCAACGCTAAAATCTCCACCTGCAACTCTATGGATGGATTCAATAACCTTACTTATGGGATTTAATACTCTATGGCTGAGAAAGGTAGTAATAGAAGTAGCTATCAATATATAAAATCCTGAGAGAAAAACAACCGTAAACAGAATGCCTCCATTTCTTTTACTTGGAGAAGATGTAAGTGAAATAATACCAATGTATCGAAGCAGAAGAGTAAAGCCTATTAGCAGCAAGAATGTCGCGATGAGTACACCAAGAACAAACAAGACCAATTTCATTGAAATGCTTATTCTCTTGTGAATGTATTTTTTCATTTTTTTGTAGCACCGCCCTTAAATCCATCTCACAAACTGCAATCATCGTATACTCGCACTTGACTCATTGATGTTATATCTGATTATCAGCAGCCAGCCATATAATTGTGCAAGGCAGCGCTAGCAACCAAATACTACTTCTTAGTGTCTTTAACGTACTCAGAAAAATGAATGGCCTCATCATCGTTGAAACACACAATTTGCCCTCCCGCTAGAATTGATGAATCAGTATCTACAATGGACTGCAGTAATAATTGTGTAA
This window harbors:
- a CDS encoding IS3 family transposase; translation: MARATYYRWKAALETKDVDKTIENIRGICIRHRFRYGYRKITALLRREQRINHKRVQRIMQREGLQCRVKVKKRKVTGHPVQPAENLLQRQFHTEAPL
- a CDS encoding sensor histidine kinase; the encoded protein is MKKYIHKRISISMKLVLFVLGVLIATFLLLIGFTLLLRYIGIISLTSSPSKRNGGILFTVVFLSGFYILIATSITTFLSHRVLNPISKVIESIHRVAGGDFSVEVDLKGSNELEEVSINLNKMIRTLSGIETLRNDLINNFSHEFKTPIGSICGFAQMLKKDTLSEKEKREYIDAVIEESEQLASLIGSVLTLAKYENLEFMMDKTSFRLDEQVRNTIILMELEWSEKNITVNTHLDETVYNGNEDMTNQIWDNLLDNAIKFSHENGLINIIVFLMIIQTALSHLLSGGIHISSVAVLYQNGQEKRCISIKLYRNC
- a CDS encoding helix-turn-helix domain-containing protein — translated: METKNITAVEKLAILLEIKEGIIGLNAKARKFGISKASIQVWRQRYKVYSFEGLKPKM
- a CDS encoding alpha/beta hydrolase, which gives rise to MIQETYSLWTKEEFAYPVVGEFIPNIVTYIHDDQQVRPAILVVPGGGYCAVSNSEGEVVAKEFYNKGYNTFVVTYTTNLLMNIPLKWQPLRDLSKAIMLVRKNAKRFHIHTDQIAVCGFSAGGHLTGSLAVHYGDNELKIKEDFNRISNRPDAVILSYPVITTGEKAHRDSFMALLGKDASDQELAYMSLEKHVTSTTPPVFLWHTATDEAVPVENSILFADACKEQGVPYEIHVFSEGQHGLSLANEEWASYSYGGDYTMQQLFETLQNLVDNGIELPEPFNMFGHIPKGLSIKEVFKNAVDKIQPAKPDKGIASWPELAHHWLGRVLN